AGTAGAAGTGCCAAACTGAGGGTTGCAGAAAANNNNNNNNNNNNNNNNNNNNNNNNNNNNNNNNNNNNNNNNNNNNNNNNNNNNNNNNNNNNNNNNNNNNNNNNNNNNNNNNNNNNNNNNNNNNNNNNNNNNAAAAGAAGGCATTGCAGATAGAGATAGCAACACTGAGTGCACCCGAGAGGATAGAGGTGATAGCATCAAACCATCTTGGTCTTACGACACCTGACAGGAAAAATATATATGTGGTTAAAAAAACCGATAAATAGAAGTCTGGAAGGTGCGAAGAATCGTGCCATAATGATAGGTATTATCCTTTCTTTATCCTTCTTCGTTATTATAATCCGTCTCTTTCATCTTATGATTCTTCAACACGATGAACTCACAAAAAAGGCAGATAAACAACACTACAAGGCAATAATAGTTGAGCCAAAGAGGGGCACGATATATGACAGGAAGATGCGAGAACTCGCGGTAAATGTGGATATCGAATCACTTTATGGTGTTCCTTCAGAAATGGAAAATCTTAAAGCAGTGGCTGTAAAACTTTCTGCAGTATTGAACAAGAATCCTTCAGATCTTATAAGGAGATTTGAGGAGCCAAAACCATTTATATGGATAGACAGAAAACTCGACCCAATCAGGGTAGAAAAGATTAAGGAACTCGATCTCAGCAATAGGGAGATCGGGTTTCTTACCGAAAGTAAAAGGTTTTATCCAAAACGGTTCCTTGCAGGTCAGGTACTTGGTTTTGCCGGCATTGATAATCAAGGACTTGAAGGGATAGAACTGAGCTATGAAAGGTATATAAGAGCGGGAGGAGGATGGAAGATCGTAGAACGGGATGCAACAGGTAGAGAGATATTTTCTACACGATCTAAGGGGTTACCTCCCGCTCCTGGCAATGATATTATATTGACCATAGATGAGACGATACAGTATATTGCAGAAAAAGAGTTAGATAAGGTAATGGCGAAGACAGGTGCGAGTGGTAGTGTAGCCATCGTCGCTGATCCAAAGAGAGGCGAGATACTTGCGATGGCGGTAAGACCTGAATTTAACCCAAATATTCCAGCAGCTTATCCTCCATCAGAACGAAAAAACAGAGCGATCACAGATATTTATGAACCTGGATCAACATTTAAGTTTATCATTGCAGCAGCCGCACTTGAGGAAGGGAAGGTAAACCTTTCTGATAGATTCGACTGCAGTAGTGGGGCGATAGAGGTTGGAGGCAAAGTTATACGGGATGTTCATAGAAATGGGGTTCTGACATTTGCCGAGGTTATCCAGAAGTCAAGTAATGTGGGGGCTATTCAGATTGCTGCGAGACTTGAAAAAGAGGCAATATTCAAGTATATAAAGTTATTTGGTTTTGGTGAGAAGACAGGTATAGACCTTTTGGGTGAGGTTGTAGGATTGGTGAAGGAACCATCAAAATGGTCTGCTACATCTATGGGGGCGATTCCTATCGGGCAGGAGATAGCCGTTACACCATTGCAGATGCTGATGGCACTCTCTACGATTGCAAATGATGGGTATCTGATGAAGCCTTACATTGTTTCTGAGATAAGAGACCACGAAGGCAAAGTTATAAATAAAACTTCTCCCCGTATAGTCAAGAGGGTAGTCTCTGAGGCTACTGTAAAGGTGCTCAAGGACATATTGGGGACAGTGGTTATGGAGGGAGGCACGGGAAGAAGTGCAGCGATAGAAGGAAATCCTGTTGCAGGAAAAACAGGGACAGCACAGAAATTCGATTTCTCCATCAGAAGATATTCAAAACAGAAATATGTTAGCTCATTTGTTGGTTTTGTGCCAGCCGATGATCCAAGACTGGCAATAATTGTGGTGGTTGATGAACCAAAGGGTGAGATTTATGGAGGACGTGTTGCTGCTCCTGTCTTCAAGAACATAGCAGAACAGTCTATGGCGTATCTAAATATTCCTGTAAATACAGGTATGCATGTGGTTTTTACTAATGCTAATGGTAATGATTCTTATGAGGTTCAATGATGATGCTAAGAGAATTAGTCTCAGCAATAGAACCCTTAAAAGTATACGGGGATATGGATAAAGAAATCACTGGTATATCCTGTGACTCAAGAAAAACAGAAAAGGGCAATCTCTTTGTAGCTATAAAAGGTTATTCAAAAGATGGACATCTTTATATACATGATGCCACCAGCAGAGGTGCATCAGCGATTGTTATTGAGGAATTTCATCAATCGATCCTGAATCAAGTTCAGGACCACAGTCGAAAGTCGACAGTCTTTATAGTGGTTCCAAATTCGAGACGGGCACTGGCCCTTCTTTCAGATAGATTCTATAACCATCCATCTAAAAATCTCAGGCTCATAGGGATTACAGGGACAAATGGTAAGACGACCACATCATATCTGATAAGGTCAGCACTTCACCAATGGGGTAGAAATGTCGGGCTTTTAGGGACGGTAGGCTATGTTATAGATGATGAAATAATAGAAGCACCAAATACTACCCCTGAATCATTAGACCTGCAGAGGTATCTGTCCCGAATGGTGAATTCCGGTATAACCCATGCTGTTGTAGAGGTCTCTTCACATGCCCTATCACTCAACAGGGTAGATGGGTGTGAATTTGATGTGGCAGTTTTTACCAATATCACACGGGATCATATAGATTTTCACTGTAGTATAGAGGAGTACATCCGTGCAAAAAGGATGCTCCTTGGTTATATAAAAAGGGAAGGATTTGCAGTAATAAATATAGATGACCGATGTATAAACGAATTTAGCAGCACCATTAGGGGAAATGTATTAACTTATGGTTTAAATGAAAAGGCAGATGTAATGGCGAGGTTATTACCTTCTATGAAAGAGAACGAAACTACACTCGCTATCAATACACCATCAGAAGGTTTTGAGACATCTACAACCCTGCTCGGCAGACATAATATCTATAACATACTTGCAGCCACATCAGCATGTGTTGCGCTTGGTGTTCCACTTCATGCGATAAACAATGGGATTAAGAGTCAAGGCTGTATTCCTGGAAGGCTTGAAAAGATTGACCTCGGTCAGGACTTTCTATGCATAGTTGACTATGCACACACAGAGGATGCACTGGAGAGGCTTATATGTACTGCGAGGGAGCTTATAACACAAGATTCAAAACTCCAAACTCCGAACTCTTCGCCTCGTATTATCACTATTTTTGGATGTGGGGGAAACAGAGACAGGGGGAAGAGGCCGCTTATGGGTAAAGTCGCATCTGAACTGAGTGATATCGTTATAATAACATCTGACAATCCGAGGGATGAAGAGCCACTTGAGATTATAAATGAGATAATATCCGGAATAAAAGGAGATAATTACTACGTCATTCCTGATAGAAAAGAGGCAATTAACTATGCGATAAATTGTGCCAGAAAAGGTGATACTGTTCTTATAGCAGGGAAGGGTCATGAAGACTATCAGATAATCGGAGGAAAAAGATATCCCTTTGATGACAGAAAAGTGGCAAGGGAGATGATAAAATCAAAATGCAAAAATCAAAATGCAAAAATCAAAATCCAAAATGACATATAAAAATTCAAAATTTTTATTATTTATCTTTGGATTTTGCATTGTAATTTTGATATTTGATTTTTTCTTTAACCGATGTTTACCGTAGAAGATATATTAAAAGCAACTGGTGGTAGACTCCTTAGAGGAGAAAAAGGATCCGTCTTCTCAGGGGTCTCAATAGATTCAAGGACAATAAAAAGTGGAGAACTTTTCATCGCATTGAAAGGTAACAGATTGGATGGTCATGATTTCATTGAAGATGCTGCAAAGAATGACGCAGCAGGAGTGATAATAAGTTCACCGTTCACCATTCATGGTTCACAGTTAAAGGAGAAGGCAGTGATGACGGTAGACGATACCTTATCTGCACTTCAGAAAATCGCCCATTACTGGAGGATGAAGTTTGACATACCTGTTGTGGCGGTGACAGGCACAAATGGTAAAACTACGACAAAGGAGATGATTGCTTCTATTATAAAAACAATGATGCCTGTTTTGAGCACCGAAGGAAATCTTAATAATCATATAGGTGTTCCACTTACTTTGCTCAGATTGAGAGAATCGCACAGGATTGCAGTGATAGAAATGGGGATGAGCAATACAGGGGAGATAAAGAGACTCTGTGAAATATCAGTACCGACAATAGGTGTTATCACAAATATCGGTCCTGCCCATCTTGCAACACTTGGTAATATAGAAAATGTTCTTAAAGCAAAGATGGAACTTGCAGAATCTGTAAGTGACACACTGATAATTAATGCAGATGATCCATATCTGTCCTCTTTCAGACTTCAGACTTCAGACTTCAGACTATTGACCTTTGGATTTGGAGAAAGTGCAGATGTAAAGGCGGAGGTGCTAAAAGACATCCATTTGTCCCTGCCGGGGAGACATAATATCTATAACGCCCTTGCATCATATGCAGTGGCGATTGCATTAGGGATAGATATAGAAAAGATAAAGAGTGGGCTTGAGTCGTTTAAATCAGTCAAAGGTCGCTCTGAGATATTGGAAATAAAGGGAAGGAAGATAATAAATGACTCTTATAATGCCAATCCCAAGTCAATGGAATCTGCTATAGAACTTCTTTTATCCATGAAAGGTAATGGAAAAGCAGTGGCTGTTCTCGGTGATATGTTTGAACTCGGAGCCGCTGGGGAAGATGCACACAAGGCATTAGGTTCATACATTGCAGATATTAAAAAAATCGATATATTTATCGCAGTAGGTACGCTTATGAGTATAGCTGCTGATAAGGCAAAAGAGGCAGGGATGCAGGAAGACTCGGTCCTTTTATTCGGTGACCCAGAAGATGTTGCAGAGGTCATCATGAATATAACGGATAAAGGAGATACCGTGCTCGTAAAGGGTTCGAGGGCAATGGCAATGGAAAGAATCATTGAAAGAATCGAAGATTGCGAAGCAATCGGAGGTCGTGAAACATTAGAACGTGACATCTCGTTTAAAAAGGTGGGTGTCTGAATGCTTTATCATCTTTTATATCCACTCCATACATTCTGGATAGGATTTAATGTCTTCAAGTATATAACATTCAGAACTGCCTATGCTATTATCACTGCACTCCTGATATGTTTTATATTTGGTCCGTGGGTAATTAATAGACTGAAGGCGCTCAAGATAGGTCAGCAGATAAGAGATGATGGACCGAAAACCCACATTAATAAGGAAGGAACACCTACAATGGGAGGATTGCTTATACTCGGTGCTATATTTATCCCTACACTTCTATGGGCTGACCTTACGAATAGATACATATGGATTGTGCTTTTAGCTGCTGGAGGTTTTGGTCTCATTGGATTTATCGACGATTATCTTAAGATAAAAAAGGGTAACTCAAAAGGCATGAAAGGTATATACAAGATTGTATTGCAGTTAATCATTGCGTTAATCATAGGCATGATACTTTATTTTGACCCGAAGGACCCTTACACCTCCATGCTCAGTATCCCATTCTTTAAAAAATGGCTCATAGACCTTGGATGGTTTTACATTCCATTTGCCATACTTGTTATAGTTGGCTCATCAAACGCAGTAAATCTCACAGACGGTATAGATGGTCTGGCTACAGGACTGGTTGGCATCGCAGCAGCCGCCAATGCAGGGTTTGTGTATGTCTCTGGACATGCCCAGTTTGCAAGATACCTTCAGGTATTATACATGCCTGGAATGGGTGAACTGACAATATTTTGTGGAGCTATGCTTGGCGCCTGTTTGGGTTTTCTATGGTATAACACCTATCCAGCAGAAATCTTTATGGGTGATGTTGGCTCCCTTGGTCTCGGAGGTGCTCTTGGCACCCTTGCGGTTATTACGAAACATGAGATCGTTCTTGCAATTGTTGGAGGGATATTTGTAATAGAGGCACTTTCGGTTATATTTCAGGTAGGTTATTTCAAACTTACAGGAGGGAAAAGGATATTCAAAATGGCTCCGATACACCACCATTTTGAACTTAAAGGTTGGTCTGAGCCAAAGGTTCTCGTTAGATTCTGGATTATAGGTATAATGCTTGCGCTCCTTTCGTTAAGCACGCTTAAACTAAGATAAGGGGTACCACAAAAATTGAAAATTTTTGGGGATCGGAATAGGAGGTTATAGCATGAGATTAAGGATGCTTGTATTTATATGGATAATGGTAATCCATAACCACGCTATAGCAGGGGCACCCCATTCAGGTGATATGACAGCTAAATCTGCTATTGCGATAGATGCAAAAACAGGAAATGTCCTTTATGCAAAAAAAACTATACTCAGACATCCTCCTGCAAGCACAACAAAGATAGTTACGGGGATTGTTGCTATCGAAATGACAGACAGATTTGACAGGATGGTAGTGGTAAGCAAGAATGCAGCATCAGTTCCATTAAGTAAGATAGGGCTACATGAAGGAGACCGCATTACTGTTGATGAACTGCTTTTGGGATCCCTTTTAAAATCAGGTAATGATGCAGCGGTCGCATTAGCTGAGAGTATCGCAGGCAGTGAAAAGGCGTTTGTTACTTTGATGAATAAAAAGGTGAAGGATATAGGTGCAAAGAATACCCACTTTATCAATTCTACAGGCCTTCCAGGAAAAGGACAGTATACAACTGTGTCAGACCTTGTAAAGATAATGGATTACGCCATGAAGAATCCAAAGTTTGCTGAGATTGTTGGAACACGTATCGCAGTAATAGAACCTGAGGGAAAGAAGGTGTTACTCAGAAATACCAATAAACTGCTGTGGATGTATGATGGTGCAACAGGTGGGAAGACAGGATATACAAAAGTTGCAAAACACTGTTTTGTAGGTGAGGCATCAAAGAACGGAAGCAGCGTTATAATTGCCCTTCTCGGGAGCAAAAATCTATGGGAAGACGCAAGACTTTTATTTGAGAAAGGGTTCGATATTATCTCAAGGAGGATGTTATGAACGACCTCAGGAAAACCTTTAATGAGAGAAATGGGTTTAAAGGTAAAAAGATAACTGTGGTCGGTGCCGCAAGAAGTGGCGTATCTGCATCAAATCTACTTGTCTCAAAAGGAGCAGATGTAACAATAACTGATATTAAAGAGGCTGTTCATCTTAGAACCTATCTTGAAAGATTAGATAAAAGAGTAAAGACATCTCTTGGAAGACACCAGCCTGATATCTTCACTAATGTAGATATGATTGTTATAAGTCCAGGGGTTCCTATGGGTATAGGGCCACTTTCGATCGCAATCAGGAATAATATCCCTGTGATAAGTGAACTTGAACTCGCATATAACTCTATTGATGTTCCCTTTATAGCGATAACAGGGACTAATGGAAAATCTACTACAACCATGCTAATCAGAGAGATACTTAAGGGTGCTGGATTAAATGTTTTTGTTGGTGGAAATATTGGCAATGCCCTCTGTGATATTTTCTCAACTCTCAACTCTCAACTCTCAACTCTCAACTATGTGGTAGCCGAGGTCTCAAGCTTTCAGCTTGAGGGTGTAAAAGACTTCAAGCCGCATATCGCATGTATACTGAACATTACACCAGATCATCTTGATAGATATAAAGATATGGATGAATATATGACAGCTAAGTCAAGGATATTCACCAATCAAGATAAAAATGATTTTCTTATATTGAATGCAGATGATCCTCTCACATGTTCTCTTACAAGAAGGGCGTGTTCAAATATAGTTTTATTTTCGCGATACAGACAACAGGCAAGAAAAAATACCCCCCTCGTTTGTCTAAATGGTGAAGAAATTATATATAAATCATCTGGTAAAAAAGAACTTATCTGTTCTCTTAATGAACTGAGGATTAAGGGTATCCATAACATCGAAAATGCAATGGCAGCAGTTGCTGCATCAATGCTTACAGGAATAAGTCTAGAGTCTGTAAGAAAAACCCTTAGAGAATTTGATGGCCTTGAACATCGTATAGAGTTTGTTTCTGAGATAGATGGTGTGGCCTATATAAATGACTCAAAGGGGACAAATGTAGGTGCTGTTGAAAAGTCAATCTTGAGTTTCACTGCTCCTGTTATACTAATAGCAGGAGGATTGGATAAGGGTGGAGAATTTACTCTTCTCAGGGAAACCGTCAGAGAAAGGGTTAAGGCGATGGTTCTTATTGGAGAGGCAAGGGACAAGATAAAAGCTGCACTTGGAGATCTCGTTGATACCTGCATCGCTGATTCGATGAGTGAAGCAGTAAAAATAGCATCAGTGCTATCTGTTAAGGGAGATGTGGTATTGCTGTCTCCTGCATGTGCGAGTTTTGATATGTTTAAAGATTATGAAGACAGGGGGAGACAGTTTAAGGAGTCGGTTAAGAATTTAAAAGGAATGACAGAAGGATTTAATGTATAGATTAATGCACGATAAGTTAACTTTTCATAGAAGGATTAATCTCAGGGGTTATCATTATGACCATATAATCCTTATGGCAACCCTCGCATTAATCGGTATTGGTTTGGCGGCGATTTACAGCTCCAGTGCAGTGATGGCTATGAATAAATATGGTAACCCGTATTATTTTCTGAGAAATCAGCTAATGTGGGTTGCTATTGGACTTTTAGGTATGTTCATTGGCATGAGACTCAATTACACAAAGCTCAAGGGTACAACTGTATTTTTATTGATATTATCTCTGATACTTCTGATACTTGTGTTGATACCAGGGATTGGAAGCGAGATAAATGGCGCAAGAAGATGGCTCAGGGCATGGTCATTCTCTTTTCAGCCTATAGAGATAGCAAAACTCAGTCTGATTATATATATCGCATATTACATAGAGAGGAAAGAAGATGTGATAAGGGATTTTAAATATGGTTTTCTTCCAGCGATTGTAGTATTGACGATATTCCAGATACTGATAATGCGACAGCCTGACATTGGTTCAGCATTCGTAATAGGTTTGTGCATTATAGTGCTCCTGTTTATAGCAGGTGCAAGAATTACTCATATACTTACACTTGCCCTTATTTCACTGCCTTATATCTATAAGATATTGTCCAGTACAGGATACAGAAAAAAGAGGATTATTGCATTTCTTGACCCTTGGAATGACTCTACAGGTGCGGGTTTTCAGATGGTGCAATCTTTCCTTGCACTTGGAAGCGGTGGGCTCTTTGGCGTTGGTATAGGTGAAGGTAAACAGAAACTATTTTATCTCCCAGAACCTCATACAGATTTTATCTTTTCTTTGATTGGAGAAGAGCTTGGTTTTGTGGGAGGAATAACAGTAATACTTCTGTTCTCTCTGATAATATGGAGAGGTTTGAAGATAGCATTAGGAGCAAGTGATGTATTCGGTATGTATCTTGCGCTCGGGATAACCATAATGATCGGTGGACAGGCGCTTATGAATCTTGGAGTTGTTACAGGGCTATTGCCAACAAAAGGGATTACTCTGCCATTCGTAAGCGCTGGTGGTTCTTCCCTTGTAGTGAGTATGACTGCTATCGGGATATTGTTGAGTGTGAGAAGAGTAGCACTCCAAAAAATCCAGAGATTTTCTTGTGATCAAAAAGGGACAGCCCAATGGTGAACCATTTATGCGTATAATAATAGCAGGTGGAGGGACAGGTGGTCATCTCTATCCTGGAATTGCTATCGCAGAAGAGTTAAAGAAAAGAGATATGAACAACGAGATCCTTTTTGTAGGTGCACCTTACGGGATAGAACAGAAGGTATTACCTAAGGAAGGTTATCAATTAAGGATGATCGATGTAAAGGGAATAGTAGGTCTCGGCATTAGAGGAAAAATGAAGGCTTTGACAAAGCTTCCTGTGGCATTCTATAAATCTTATCATATTATAAAGGATTTTAAGCCAGATGTAGTGGTCGGGGTTGGTGGATATTCTTCAGGTCCCATAGTGCAGGTTGCTTGCTTGCTTGGTATTCCAACATTGATCCACGAGCAGAATTCAATCCCAGGACTTGCAAACAGGATACTGGGTAGGTTCGTTGATGCGGTAGCGATAAGTTTTCCTGTATCAGCAAGCTTCTTTTCCACGAAGAAGGTTACATTTACAGGAAATCCAACGAGGAAAATATTCAGGACAATCTCGAAGGAAGAGGCATTAAGGAAGATGGGTATTGATGAAGGATTATTTGTAGTATTTGTGGTGGGTGGCAGTAAGGGAGCACACAGGATTAACTGCTTGATAGTTGAGGCGGCGGAATATCTCTCTTGTGCAAAAAATCATTTGCAGATTATTCATCAAACAGGTGATAAAGATCATCCATGGGTTGTTGATGAATACAATAAAAAGGGATTTAAATCAGTGGTTATTCCGTTTATAGAAGATATTGCTTCTGTATATGCGGTTGCCGACCTTGTTATTGCCCGTGCTGGTGCTTCAACGATCTCCGAAATAACAATCTCTGGAAAGCCATCAGTCCTTATACCGTATCCCTATGCCGCATCAAATCACCAGGAGATAAACGCACGAGTTCTCTCAGATTCCGGTGCCTCTGAAGTAGTTCTTGAAAGAGATATAGATGTAGAGAAATTCGCTGAGATGGTATTATCACTAATTCAAGATAAAAAAAGATTGGAGGATATGAGTAATAAGGCATCAATGCTTGGAAGGAGTGATGCTGCAGAAAAGGTGGTGGACCTGATTTATAGGATTCAGAAAAAATAGCCGAGGCATCCCTGGCCTGACGCCAGGACAGGCTTGCCTCGGATAGTCAGGCAACCCCGTATTAAATACGGGGCTGACCTATTTTCTCAAACACGAAGAGTTTAAAAGTTAAATATGTTCAGGAAGATTAAACACATACATTTTGTCGGGATTGGTGGTATCGGTATGAGTGGTATAGCAGAAGTGATGCTTAATCTTGGTTATATCGTTAGTGGTTCTGACATCAAGGAATCAGATGTGACACGGAGATTGAGAGACCTTGGTGGAGAAATATATATAGGACACAGAGCAGAGAATATCAGAGGGGTACATGTTGTGGTTGTATCTTCCGCTATCAAAAAAGAGAATATTGAAATTATCGCGGCAAAGGAGAGACTCATACCTGTTATACCACGGGCAGAAATGCTGGCAGAACTGATGAGGCTTAAATATGGTGTGGCTGTTGCAGGAGCACATGGAAAGACCACAACAACATCTATGATTTCATCTGTGCTTGGTGCAGGTGGTTTTGACCCAACGGTAGTCATAGGAGGGAAACTTAACATACTCGGGACAAATGCAAAGCTCGGACAGGGAGATTTTATGGTTGCAGAGGCAGACGAAAGTGATGGATCGTTCTTGAGCCTCAGTCCCACAATTGCTGTAGTTACAACTATAGACAGAGAACACCTTGATTTCTATAAGGATATAGGGGAAATAAAAAGGGCATTCCTTCAATTTATAAACAGTGTGCCCTTTTATGGTGTGGCTATACTGTGTCTCGATGATAAACACATACAAAGTCTAATACCATTTATGACAAAGAGATACGCCACCTATGGAGTTTCAACACAGGCAGATTTTGTGGCAAAAAATATAAAGGTGCGTGAGATGGTAACGGAATTTGAGGCACTATCCAAGGATAGAAGTTTAGGCAGATTCAAAGTAAATCTTCCTGGCGTCCATAATGCCTATAATGCCCTTGCATCTATCGCAGTAGGTTTGGAACTTGAAATCGATATTGAGACTATCCGTGAGGCACTTGCAGATTTTAACGGTGTGCATAGAAGGTTTCAGTTGAAGGGGATTGTTGGCGGTATAATGTTAATAGACGATTATGGACACCACCCTACGGAGATAAAGATGACACTGAGTGCAGCAAAGGATGGATGGGACAGGAGGACTGTTGTGTTGTTTCAGCCCCATCGCTATACAAGAACAAAAGACCTGATGGAGGATTTTTCAACAGCATTTTATTTAGCAGATAAACTTGTCCTTACAGAGATCTACCCTGCAGGTGAAGAAAAGATAGATGGGGTCTCTGCGTATAATCTCTACAAGGGCATAAAAGAACATGGTCATAAAGATGTAATCTATATAGGGGATAAAGAGAAGATTGTAAGGTATCTTATTAAAGAACTAAAAGACGGAGATATATTTATAACACTTGGAGCAGGAGATGTATGGAAAATAGGAGAAGAGATACTAAAGAAGTTAGAAGTGAGAAGTGAAAAGTGAGAAGTTAAAAGTTAAGGAAGGGGTTAGAGTTGGAAATAAGATACAATGAGCCAATGAGCAATCATACATCATTCAGGATTGGTGGACCTGCGGAAATGATGGTCTTTCCTGATAACCTGCCTGAACTGAAACACATAGTCTCTGATGTAAGGTCAAAGGATCAGCCTGTATTTATTCTTGGAAAAGGCACTAATCTGCTGGTAAGGGATGGTGGTATAAAGGGTGTCGTTATAAATTTCATGAATCTTAACTCAATGAAAATTGTTAAAGAATGTGAGCATGAGATACTCATTTATATTCAGGCAGGGGCATCCATATCAGATCTGATAAGGTTTTCTATAAGTCATGGATTTTCAGGTATAGAGTTTTTATCTGGTATACCTGGAAGCATTGGTGGTGCCATCTGTATGAATGCTGGTACTGCTGAGAAAGGGATAGGGAATATAGTAGAGACTGTTACCGTTCTGACAGAGAATACTTTGATGCGGAGACTGAGGAAGGATGAACTTTCTTTTGGCTACAGGAGTTCTAATATTCAAGATGGATGGATTATTCTGTCGACAATACTGAAACTGGTAAAAGACGATCCTGACAGGGTAAAAGAAAGGGTAAATAAAGTTCTTGCTGAAAGGTCTGCTAATCAGCCTAAATGGGTTTTATGTGCTGGTTCAATATTTAAAAATCCCAGCGGGTATACTGCTGGAAAGATAATCGATGAACTTGGGCTAAAGGGTAAGAAAATAGGTGGTGCAGAGGTGAGTCATGTTCATGCCAACTTTATTGTAAATACAGGGAATGCTACAGCATCAGATGTTATTGGACTGATAGGTTTCAT
Above is a genomic segment from Nitrospirota bacterium containing:
- the murD gene encoding UDP-N-acetylmuramoyl-L-alanine--D-glutamate ligase; amino-acid sequence: MNDLRKTFNERNGFKGKKITVVGAARSGVSASNLLVSKGADVTITDIKEAVHLRTYLERLDKRVKTSLGRHQPDIFTNVDMIVISPGVPMGIGPLSIAIRNNIPVISELELAYNSIDVPFIAITGTNGKSTTTMLIREILKGAGLNVFVGGNIGNALCDIFSTLNSQLSTLNYVVAEVSSFQLEGVKDFKPHIACILNITPDHLDRYKDMDEYMTAKSRIFTNQDKNDFLILNADDPLTCSLTRRACSNIVLFSRYRQQARKNTPLVCLNGEEIIYKSSGKKELICSLNELRIKGIHNIENAMAAVAASMLTGISLESVRKTLREFDGLEHRIEFVSEIDGVAYINDSKGTNVGAVEKSILSFTAPVILIAGGLDKGGEFTLLRETVRERVKAMVLIGEARDKIKAALGDLVDTCIADSMSEAVKIASVLSVKGDVVLLSPACASFDMFKDYEDRGRQFKESVKNLKGMTEGFNV
- the ftsW gene encoding putative lipid II flippase FtsW translates to MYRLMHDKLTFHRRINLRGYHYDHIILMATLALIGIGLAAIYSSSAVMAMNKYGNPYYFLRNQLMWVAIGLLGMFIGMRLNYTKLKGTTVFLLILSLILLILVLIPGIGSEINGARRWLRAWSFSFQPIEIAKLSLIIYIAYYIERKEDVIRDFKYGFLPAIVVLTIFQILIMRQPDIGSAFVIGLCIIVLLFIAGARITHILTLALISLPYIYKILSSTGYRKKRIIAFLDPWNDSTGAGFQMVQSFLALGSGGLFGVGIGEGKQKLFYLPEPHTDFIFSLIGEELGFVGGITVILLFSLIIWRGLKIALGASDVFGMYLALGITIMIGGQALMNLGVVTGLLPTKGITLPFVSAGGSSLVVSMTAIGILLSVRRVALQKIQRFSCDQKGTAQW
- the murG gene encoding undecaprenyldiphospho-muramoylpentapeptide beta-N-acetylglucosaminyltransferase produces the protein MRIIIAGGGTGGHLYPGIAIAEELKKRDMNNEILFVGAPYGIEQKVLPKEGYQLRMIDVKGIVGLGIRGKMKALTKLPVAFYKSYHIIKDFKPDVVVGVGGYSSGPIVQVACLLGIPTLIHEQNSIPGLANRILGRFVDAVAISFPVSASFFSTKKVTFTGNPTRKIFRTISKEEALRKMGIDEGLFVVFVVGGSKGAHRINCLIVEAAEYLSCAKNHLQIIHQTGDKDHPWVVDEYNKKGFKSVVIPFIEDIASVYAVADLVIARAGASTISEITISGKPSVLIPYPYAASNHQEINARVLSDSGASEVVLERDIDVEKFAEMVLSLIQDKKRLEDMSNKASMLGRSDAAEKVVDLIYRIQKK
- the murC gene encoding UDP-N-acetylmuramate--L-alanine ligase, which gives rise to MFRKIKHIHFVGIGGIGMSGIAEVMLNLGYIVSGSDIKESDVTRRLRDLGGEIYIGHRAENIRGVHVVVVSSAIKKENIEIIAAKERLIPVIPRAEMLAELMRLKYGVAVAGAHGKTTTTSMISSVLGAGGFDPTVVIGGKLNILGTNAKLGQGDFMVAEADESDGSFLSLSPTIAVVTTIDREHLDFYKDIGEIKRAFLQFINSVPFYGVAILCLDDKHIQSLIPFMTKRYATYGVSTQADFVAKNIKVREMVTEFEALSKDRSLGRFKVNLPGVHNAYNALASIAVGLELEIDIETIREALADFNGVHRRFQLKGIVGGIMLIDDYGHHPTEIKMTLSAAKDGWDRRTVVLFQPHRYTRTKDLMEDFSTAFYLADKLVLTEIYPAGEEKIDGVSAYNLYKGIKEHGHKDVIYIGDKEKIVRYLIKELKDGDIFITLGAGDVWKIGEEILKKLEVRSEK
- the murB gene encoding UDP-N-acetylmuramate dehydrogenase, producing MEIRYNEPMSNHTSFRIGGPAEMMVFPDNLPELKHIVSDVRSKDQPVFILGKGTNLLVRDGGIKGVVINFMNLNSMKIVKECEHEILIYIQAGASISDLIRFSISHGFSGIEFLSGIPGSIGGAICMNAGTAEKGIGNIVETVTVLTENTLMRRLRKDELSFGYRSSNIQDGWIILSTILKLVKDDPDRVKERVNKVLAERSANQPKWVLCAGSIFKNPSGYTAGKIIDELGLKGKKIGGAEVSHVHANFIVNTGNATASDVIGLIGFIKKKVREARGIELELEIKIVGDE